From Clarias gariepinus isolate MV-2021 ecotype Netherlands chromosome 1, CGAR_prim_01v2, whole genome shotgun sequence:
CCAAGTGTAACACCGCCGCGGCCGCCAAATCCCGGGTGGAAGCCTGGCAGGACATCGCCGACAGACTGAACGCGTACGGCACCGgcggcacacacacttacacacacacacacacacacacacacacttcattagatcatcatcatcatcatcattattattatttagatttagaGTTACATTAAAGCTCAGGTTTGacacaaaactttttaaaaaatgctataGTATAAAATTAATTCAGCTAAATAAAGttctcaattacttttttaaaattattaaagtaaaagtaaagtatttaacatgcaaaaaaaaagagttaagtATCAGTACTTTAACATCGCTCTCagcatgtcatgggctctactCAGCAGGTTGTTTGCGAAACGCACCCaatggaatttgatatactcctcctaggggatttatacgatcgccaccaaaccgggccgatGTCATCTCAAGACACTGAGGATGCATGATTGCAAAGGGATTTACGATATCTCAAGGGGTTCAGCCATGGCGATGCCTTAAACCTATGCCGAAAAGTTGCCAATAACTTAACAATTTTGGTTTAGCTTGATTTAGAGTTACTCAggtaactgtactgtatatcaggtTTGATACAGaacttaaaaaatatgtatatagtataaaatgaagtcagcttaATGTCATGATTTTTAGTGAATTAATATGACGATCTGTAAAGTttcaaattactttttttctaataaagtaGAAGTAAAGTGACGTACATCAAGAGCACGCTCAACCTTTAAgtgatacattaaaaaaaaattcactctaGTCCTTAaatcagtgttgctaggcaacagtgAAACATGTCCACTGAGATTAAGTTAACTTTCAAacttgaaatataaataaatcctgCAAGCAGCTGCACAGCTCCAttctggaggcgagttcttaaagtgaaatttcgtattgtgaaacgcattttcaaaaaaacacacatgaaaTTTTGTTACTTAGCCCATGATCTgtctggtttgtttgtttgtatgccAAAACTCTTGCAAAATTTACCTTCTCAAAGTGGAAATTTGTAAGGGAGGACATTGGTATGCAGAGGTTTCTCTATATGCGTTATATGCTAGCTAATGTTTTTGACAACTAACAGCTTTTAGTAATTTCATACAGAAAGAACCTTACTTGACCTTCAAAACGAGACCAAAAggtcattaacattaacatttctcGCAGATTAGATGGAATGTCACTAAGAATATATCTTTATGACTAAAACTACATTGCAGATTGTAGTAGGATCAACTTCTGACTAATTATGTTTTCAACAAAGGTTTAAGCTATGGTAAGTTCTTACGTTAACCAGTATCTGGTATTGACCACTAACACATTTTCCATAGATTCAATTTTTTGTCAACTTGTgaagttttttattctttcaatttaaaaatgctaaattttaattaacatcAAATCTGCCACATCTGCTTAATGGTTAGCTAAGAAGAGTTTGTGGGCGGGGCCTATTTGAATAAGTACCTTCTATTAGTTATGTAGTTTGAGTTTGAAATAACGGTAATACGTACTTATGACAGTTTCCcctaaattcctttttttttttttcagcgccAACCCCAACAACGTAAAGCGCACCTGGCAGCAGGTCAAAATTAAATACAAGAACATTGTGCAATGTGGTAAGTGTATCCAATGTTCTTTTGCACTCGGCTGCATGCGACGGGTTTTGTGAAAGTGGGTTGTGATTTTAGCTAACAGGAAACGCAAGCAGAAGTTTGGTGAAGGATTAACAACGACCGACTTTTCACCCGCCGAAAAGATGGCTCTTTGGCAGATCAGAGGGCGTCCGGTGATCGATGGGACCATTTTGGGCCTTTCCTCTGAGCAGACTGGCATTAGCGTCGGGAGGCACATAGCAATGGGTATTAGTGCCGTGTTATTGTTTCTCTTAGCGTTTAATCCAGACTACACaaaaattgtacattttaaatgatgaaatGTTTTGCAGAGCCAGAAAGCTCCGCAACTCTTATACAAAGAGTTCCAGCCATTCCCGATTCTGCAGAAGAGCACACTGAGGTAACGCCAGTGTTTATATTCTGCTATTAAAGTTGCTGTTTGtagcattttaataatatataattgctATAATAATATACGTATATATTATAATTCTATTAGCTCCACCTCAGGTTAGATTAGAGACATACAAGGCACTCACAAGGCAGGTTGAAGTTTAAGAGGACCTGCAGACGAAGACTGGTCTGTCTTCATTGCAGTTCCTTTCACATCCAGCAGAGGGCCTGAAAAATTGCACCGTTTCCTATAAGATAAATTGCAGACTAAACTAGTGTTTAATGTTATTTGTTCTGTATTATTCTGCATTATTTATCAAAGGTAACAATTCAGTATCAAGTAAAATCAAGTCAATCTAAGATTCTATTTCAGGTGTAGCAAAGtctgtaaatgtattaaaaatacactatatttccaaaagtattggctcgcctgccttcacatgcacatGAACTTGAggaacatccaattcttaattctTAGGGTTTAATTCTTATGTTGGCACCATGGCAGTGATTTCCAGCAGCTTATCATCTTGTGTTTAATGCAACAAGctcaacacatacagtaattttGCCTTTCTGAAGACTCTCTTAAACTCTCCTTATGTCCCCATATGTCCCTTTTGCTGAAACATCTTCAACGTATCATGCTACCACCACCAAGCTTCTGGTTTCGTATGAATATATCACTTGGTTTTTTAAGGGCCAAAGAGTTAATCGTAGTTTTATCACACTATAGAGATTTGTTTCTAAAGGTCTTCAGTCTGGTTGATTCACCATTAAGGTTAGATTGGTGGATTCTTGTACCTGTTGCTGGATGTTTCACACAGGACCATCAGGTTCTTGATCACCTTTATTAAGTCCATTTTCCCAGTTTACTTTATGAAAAGTCTTATTGGTTCAGAGGTTCTTTCTTCTCAGACGGTTGGTGGGATCGCGCTCAGTCCGGCTGGCAAGCGGTTGATGAAGTAATGCTTGTAAATttgaaaagatacatttttcAAATGGCTGACtgtaatttgcaattccttGGCAGCACTCAGATTCAGAACATGACGAGAAGAACATTGTGGTGTGCTCTCACCCAGAAGAGGTAACTTGTGATCTATAACGTGAACATTTCTAACCTGTCGCATACACTACTAGCATACCACATCATGTTCTTATACACACTTCTAACTAGTACTCAGTTAAACCGTGCTCGCCATGAACTCCACTGTGACTTTCACTTATTCCATGTGCAGGGCTCTGAAGCGTACACTAGTCAAGAAGATCCTGGACCTTCTGGACCATCAAGACCTGCTGACGAAGATGTGAGTCCCTGTTTAacggtttatttaaaatacccTAGCAGCGTTCTATGAGTGCTGTGTAACGAATTGTGGAAGTTTCATTTGCAGAGAGACGAGGATGTGACGGCGCTGTATAAACGCTACCTCAGGCAGGAAATCGCGTACCGCCAGCTGAAGATGAAGAAGCTAGAGAAGGAGATCCAGCTGCTTGATAAACAGCTGGACGTGAGTTAGAGCATCACTGAACTAATTGCTAGTCGGACCGGATGAAATAAACTTTCAGagaaaaaacataacaaaacagtAACATCTGCTAAAAGACCCAGCTGTCAGCGACTCTCACCGTGAGCTCCTAGAAGTTTCAAACTCCATCGTTCatcgtctgtttttttttccagagacgGGCTGTTTAAATATAAAGGGAGGAGAGTGAGATACTCAACGAAGGTCCCGCCCCTCTAGTGAAGAGCCAATATAAAGCGCTTTGCACAGCAGCCTGAGCAACCGgcaaaataaaagtctttttaTTCTGTTATTTAAAGCCAGAGGACAGACGTGGCTGTCGGATTgcaacaaacatttaaatttaaaatggtcGACTCTGTTCTGATGTGCAGTGGAGATGAGTCTGGACATGTGTGTGAGTCCTGGACATGTGTGTGAGTCCTGGACATGTGTGTGAGTCCTGGACATGTGTGTGAGTCCTGGACATGTGTGTGATACCCTGCTGTAAACCACGCTGGTCATGACGTGTTTCATTTTATCTTCCGTTTATCTGTAGATGACtagcagcaagaattaatttaaaacaatatgcaATAAGATTAAAACTTCAAAAGGAAATGCCAGTGAATTCTGACAGCCATGAGAATGTGACTGTTGAACTGAATTGTAAGTTCGATGACTGATTAAAGCAGACGAGAATGTTAAGTTACTACGactatatattgtttattacgcttttccatttttttttttttttttgcttttttaaaacatttttcaatcCTGTAAAGATGCATTCATAGAATTAGTAGACTGTGTAAAGTGTTCGCATTTGCACGGAGTTAGACACCAAATGCTTTTTAGGATTGTGAATGTACGGAGTGAATATGATGCGGACCTGCAGCGCTGCACCAGACTGGACGTCCTGCTGAAGATTCACTTATGCAAATCTATGtgaagtccaaaaaaaaaatcagctcatTTCCATTTTTCAACCTGCTGTCCCACATCAACTCCACTTCCACTGAGAAACTGTGGTGTGCAGCTTCACCTCTCATCCTTTATTTCAGACTCTGTGAGGGTGTGCTCGCCTCTCGTTCTTGTCAGCTCCAGTTTCTCGAAATGTTATAAATTCAAttgcaaatttttatttatcacatacacaagcgtacacagtatgatatgcagtgaagtgCTGACACGACTGTTTGTGAAGGAAGTAAGGAGGCAAAATGCtaatagaaaagaataaaacatgaaatatgaaatatataatctacaattttgttaataaaatagaataaaatgaaacaatgaGATCGAGTCATGTGATCAgggttttaaatattataatgagcccGAGTCATGTGACTAATTCCTTATATATTACAGTGAGCTTGAAAAATGTGAGTCAATTTTTAAAAGTgatcaggttaaaaaaaaagtttttatgcatttatttgcaGAATGTTTCattttgcacaaaatgtttcaactaaataataatatatatataatataatataatatatttattttatattttatatcttaTTTAAGCTTTTTAAAGAAGGTTCAGCATTTTTTGTGATGCTTCAACATAAACTATAAATACATCTGTACAGTTTATATGTTTCTTTtctgttccttttttatttactttttccttttctttttcctttttcaccaTTTCTCTACACAACTCATAACAtaccttttttctttcactcATCCTTTTCTTTTACTCTTCTACTCGGCTGTTCTTTtagttcttcattttctttcctCACTTTACTTAAACCTGCGCGCGTGTTCATGCAAGTCATGTTTGTAACCACACGGTTGCGCTGTTTGCTTTCACACACCGCCCCTGCACTCCTCACCTGAGAGCAGCTCCAGTCCAGGGTTCTCTGGTTCTCTGGTTCTCTGGAGTTCCTGCAGACAGCAGGAAcaggaaaataatgaaaatatgatttatttattttttaaaagcaaaagctcaaaaaatgtttcttagaatctttttttttattattgaaatgtaaatttgaatGTTTAGTGTTTCTAGTTTAACTCTATAAAATGATAAGATTTGGGCTGCTTTTCTTTGCTGTTTCAATGTTTCTtgcattttcttctttctgttattttcactctctgtgtgtgtgtaggctgtcCTGGAAAATAGTCTCATGctgttgtgcatgtgtgtgtgtgtgtgcgtgtgtgtgtgtatgtgcgtgcatttgtgcatatgtgtgtggtgATTGTTTACAGTAGTGCAGAGAGATGAACAGATTAAACACACGGAGAGTGAAGCTCTAACTGCTCAGTGCTCCGTACACTAgtcctcatgttctcatcatCGCTCGGCGTCCAGAGGAAGACACGCAGCTGGACAGTTTTCTGTCTCGGCACTGAGGTGGTGGAATCAACTTCCTCTAGATTTCCGTACAGCTGAGTCATTTGCGAGCTTTATCTGTTTCTTAGGTATTTGGGTTGACCTCCCCATAccgaaaaaagagaaaaaacataaCTTTCCCCAACAGTATAGACTGATGATACTTCTAGTGTAACTGGTGTAAGGATCTATAACAGCGTCTGCTGAGtgcctaaatgtaaagtaagctctgataaataaaatgtaaaataaaatttacaggAAATGCACGTTAGAGCAAGTCAGAGGAATTTATTTTACAAGTTTGATGTCCCCTGTCCAATTGATTCTCACGCCCAGGACTGACAGTAATGAGCTCGATGCCCTGATACAGTCCTGCGGCCCGAGCTCCTGAGTGCCTCCCTACTTACAGACTCCATGAATGACATTTGgaattaatattcatttaactTTTGTTCATGTGATTGTTAGCACATCGTGACCTCTGTATTTTACTGCCTGATCTCAAAAAATGTCCTTCAGATGGCCTCTGTCCTAAGCAGGAGTAAGAAGTGTAAAGCCGTGGGGGTACCTCTGTCAGTGCTGGCTAAAGTCGTACTGTAAATGACCCGCTCATCTCATGATGTGTGTTCTGTTTCCGTGCAGCTTTTcatcatattttttcttttacattgcaGGGTGTCCCACAAGGTTCTGTTTTAGGGCTGTTATCATTCTAGACTGTTGGTGCAGCGGTGGCTCAGGCAGTTGAGcctctgggttgctgattggAGGGTCGGGAGTTTGAGGCCTGCCACCACCAGGTGGCTGCTGTTAGGTCTTTGgccaagacccttaaccctccatacaacccagccactgcatgttGTTCTGGTCCCAAGGGTTGTGGCAGGAAGAGTGTAAAGACCGGGGCCAGATCGAATGTGGTGGCCCCTAGAGTTACAGGGACAAAGCTGTTCTTTAAGAACTGTGATGACACACTACCAAACATTAAATCTACACATCACAGCGTCACAGCTACAGAAATGGTGTTCGGTTGCGGTAAAATACAGAGCGAGCGAGTGACGAGGTGGTGTGATGAAGCATAGTTAGAGTCGTTTCCTCCTCAACCTCAATTTAGTctctgttttaatgttaatgagtgaaaataaaaaataaaaccaaagagTGATGTGAAGATGTGCGGAAACTTACAGACTTTTACACAGCGCTGAACCCGGGGACTCTCTCCCAATCCTGTACCTGCACAAACACTCTCACACAACACGACGGCTCCACAACCACATGGCTTAGTGAGGTTCTGTTTGAACGATGTCAGAGCAGCGGTGTGCTGCACGCAGTGGGGGTTTAGCATCAACAAGCAGAAGTGTTTTTCTGGCAGAGTTTCCACCTGATCTGCATCACAGAGCTCAGCTGCAGCTTCTCACTTTCACACTTACTCTTACATCGCTGTGTTCACTCGCTCATGTCCTCCCTCagctctgcacacacacacacacacacacacacacacactgtgctgtGACTCAAAACCATAACCTCCTGAGCAATTGGACCTGAAAACCTCAACCAGGATTTGAGTCAGATACACAAGAGAGGGCTGAGACACAACCCGGACAGAACCAGTAGACAGATTGGACACAACCCCTACACCATCCCAACACAACCCCTACACCATCCCAACACAACCATGACAAAACCCGACACAACCCCTACACCATCCCAACACAACCCCGACACAACCCCTATACACCCCAAACACAACTCTTGCAAACAATCGTGGACACAAAACAGACACAACCACTTTACAACTTTTGTAACACAATTCCAACACAACCCTGACACAACCACTACACAACCACTACACAACCTTTCTTTCTAGTCTGTTTCttgcatttctctctctctctttctcttgttaTTAAGATTTGTCTCTCAGTGTTTTGTCCCTGTGGTGTAGAGATGTTATTGTCCTGGGCTGCAGTTTGTCCTCATGTCAACAGCCTCATCATGTTGTTCTGCCTgacctccccccctctctcactTCCTCCTGATACGAGTCTCGGCTCCGCGCTCTGGGGAAGAGATAACGGAAGCAGGAAGTTTTTCTCTAAGTGGACCGAGTGCACTTGTTTTCAGGTATTATCTCTTTCCCTTCCCCGCTCCGGGCCTCGACCTGGCTCAGctcctcgtctctctctctctctctctccgctctTCCGCGCTCGCTCTCACAGGAGCGTGACGTCAGCACGCGCCGGGCCTCGCTGCTTTTCTCAAAAATAAACTCCCAGGATTCCTGGTCTCCTTCCTGCTGGAAGCGCAGTGGAAAATACTGGCCTGGAGTCACTGGGGCTTCAGTAAACACACCGCTCTGTGTCTCAGCTCTCAGAAACTCAGACTTCTCCTTAGTGtttagtctcacacacacacacacacacacacacacacacacaccacaacagtTCCAACTCTCACTTTTCCAGTCCATGTTTACTGTTTAAATCTCGCAGAAATAGATGttcaagaaaaataataaacaataactgttttccttctgtctttctttctttctttttgttttttttctttccttcttactttccttttattattgtttttttttggttttgctttttGTTACTTTATCTCTtaatctttttctcttttatcttCCTCCTTTctattcttctctctctctctctctctctctctctctcctcagggTTACTGCGGTCTTGCTGTAAGAATGAAGTTTTGAGTGTAGATGAGGATCGCAGCCTGAGTGAGTCGATGTTGTTGCGCTAACACTTGCTTGCTTGGTGCCGCGCGTCTCTTTGTGCAGCGGCGCGGTCAGGCGCGTAAACAGCCCGTGTGGGTTTTGCCACTCTGATGTCAGCGCTGTTGTTTTATGCAGCATTACGTGGAGAAGTGGCTGTGCGGCGTTCCTCGCCGTGTTCCTGCGCTTTGTGTTCAGTACTTGAGTGTAACGTCTGATGCGGGAGTGCGATAGTGATGCGTCCGTGCGAGTTCTGTTGCAAACGATACGCCTGGCTGCTCTTGGCCTCCGGGTACGCGCTGCTGTCACGTCCACACGATCGTTATCTGCTGCTGAGAAAACTGGAAATAACCAGATAGTTTGTGTGGAAAAAAAGTCAACTAATGGGGCGAAGTAACAGCGCGGACGCGAGAACGTTCAGGAGTTGATGCGGTTACGAGCGTGTTTCTGGGTTAACCTGGTTAATAATGTGTCCAGGGGTTATAATGTGCTTAAGACACGATTATAATGCGTCTAATACACAGTTATAATACGCTCAGCATACGTTTATAATGAGGTCATGATGCAGTTAATAACGTGTGTGCGGGTTAATACGGTTAATCATCCACTCCAGGGTTAATACGGCTAATAAATCTCAGATAGAGATGTGAAGAAACAGCGCAGAGCGGATCATATCCCGGGGTTAGTACGGGTATTAAAGTGTGCGGAGGTTAATACGGTTAATAATTAGTTCAGGTGCTAATATTGTTGATAATTAATTTGTGGATAAATTTACTTAATAACATCTTTAGAGGTTAATAAAAGGTTAATAAACACTTTAGACTTTAATACAGTTAATAATCTCCTCAGGGGTTAATTGGGTTAATAATTATTTCGGGGGTTAATACAGGTAATACATTTAAGTACAAGCACAATTGAAGTACGTTTCTAAATTTAGTTTAGgctttactgtataaaaaacTAAAGTCATGATGATGATAATCATGAACTCGTTCTGTCACGTCCACACGATCACTATCTCTACAACGAAATCTAGAAAAATCCGGAcattttttggagaaaaaacagctaaaaATTCCAGGGTTAATACGGTTAATAATCTCTCTGGGGgtgaataatgtttataatgtgttCAGGGGTTAATATGGATAATTATTAATCTTTACAGTGGTGATAACAGTGTTAATGACGTGTTCGGGGGTTAATGCGGTTAATGATGATATATTCAGGTGTTAATACGGTTATAATAATCTACTTCGGGTTTAATACCCGTTATTAAATCCCAGCATAATTTattctaaaatctaaaatcatAATTGAATTTAATCACATTCGGCCTTTCttgcaggaaaaacaaaaaactataacgtcatgatgatgataattatgaAGTCGTTCTGTCACGTCCACACGATCGCTATCTGGTGCAAAGAGAACTAGAAAtaaccagagtgtgtgtgtacatgtgtgtgtgtgtgtgtgtgtgtgtgatacgaGCCAGATAGAGATGCGGAGAAACAGTGTAGAGCGGTCCATATCCCGGGGTTAATACGGTGTATGGGGGTTAATAGATTTAATAATTAGTCCTTGTGTTAATATTTCACACTAATACGCAGCTGATTGGCCCCCTAtggatataaaaaatgtatttaataaacctatataaatataaaaatgactaaatggAATACATTAATTGGAgggttttaatatatttttgtcaatttatatatttatttagcagTTTTTCAGTGACGTTTTCTttcttccagtttttttttcagctctgtATAATGAACTTGTGTTAATATTTCTGTGTAGTTCTAACTATAaactattatatatacacacgctggacaaaaaaaattaagcaacaCCCAATTTTGTACCTGAACCTTAAAGACGTTCAAGTCTCAAGTGCTcccttattacttttttttaagaatttatgcAGCTTGTAAAAGTTTGTAGTTGTTAcagaaaaaagtttgtttatgtTACAGAACTTCGATGTAgggatggaataaaaaaaattggccaGTGTAAAAATTTCAACTTTAGTTGAACTAAAAATTCTGAGATTTGGACtaaaaataattcttaaataaataataaaataagttattCTTTTGACAACGGTAGGAAAGCATCTAAAACATAAACTCTTGTTTGGGTTCAAAGTGAATCAATGAGTAGAATTTGTGCAACTGCAAAAAACAATGTAattatgacataaaaaatatgttattttatatatattggttaatttattaattataaaaataattaattaattatattaatttaatttctacatCACTACTTTGTTTTTCAGAAGACGCCATAATGCATTAggttaatgttaaataattaaatttgtgtccaaagttttatatttaatatgttattttcCAAAAGGTctttaaacataaagaaattTGAGTTTATTTTCAACTTCTTTCATTTCAGcatgagattattattaaagaaaaaaaatcaacaaagcaCAAGACATTTCCAAAAATgttcatgtttaataaattcTTTGGCAAGTGACACAAATACACCATGAAATCACAGTGTGGGACGGTTagtcactttgtgtgtgtgtgtgtgtgtgtgtgtgtgtgtctatgtgaaggacacaataaaataataataataataataataataattcacaaaGTATTACAACATTACACCAGCACAAAGTAACAAATAATGATGTTCATTCCACCAGGGAAGTCGAGGGTAACTACTCACTGCATTGCAAtgataaaacaaacaataaaataaatacaaataacaacaaaaaaaatttgttgtgGGTTTTGGGAACGAATTTTGTTCGCCGTTTAACACTAACAGCTGTTTTTAACAAACCGTTATGTAAAAATGAAACACTTTAAGAATTAAGCAgcgtttttatttctatatgtgTGGCTTTGAGTGTGATGCATGTGGCCACGATGCCAACCTGCTGTAGGAGATTTAATCTCGATTTCAGGACGTGCGACACATCGCTTTTTTATTCAACCACAtcctgtacgtgtgtgtgtgtatgtgtgtgtgtgtgtgcgtgagtgtacATGACTATACTGAGAAACAAGGGGGATTGACGTCAATGATTATTGCCATGACtgtaaaatattgtattgtattttcttAAATCAGCTGCACTGAAACATGATTCTGagtaacagtttaaaaaaatgttgactGTTTCATTTTTGGCTGCAACACGACTCGTTTTCTCTAAAGTGGTTTCAGTGTCTGCGTTAAAGTGCTTTTGTTGTGGGTTCATTCGTGTCtatttacaatacaaaaaaaagtaccatgtttattaataataaaacaactaaaAGTTTAGCACAGTGAAAACTGTCTCTTAGGAAGAAAAAAGGTGTACTTGGTGTATATAGAGTTGTTAAATAAACCATTGTTTCCCCAAATAAGACTGATCCAAACACCTTGAGAAATTCTTTTCTTCGTGTTCAATGATTATCTGCGTTCATGATAAATACAACCTAGTT
This genomic window contains:
- the LOC128524243 gene encoding uncharacterized protein LOC128524243 isoform X2 — protein: MVVMVTQERDTSVLRVCIVRSARSVCVCVCVLFSAGGCRLSSSSHGHGGRPETARRRAMARERAAFFSPFEQEIILKAFEEHKDIITAKCNTAAAAKSRVEAWQDIADRLNAANPNNVKRTWQQVKIKYKNIVQSNRKRKQKFGEGLTTTDFSPAEKMALWQIRGRPVIDGTILGLSSEQTGISVGRHIAMEPESSATLIQRVPAIPDSAEEHTEHSDSEHDEKNIVVCSHPEEGSEAYTSQEDPGPSGPSRPADEDRDEDVTALYKRYLRQEIAYRQLKMKKLEKEIQLLDKQLDVS
- the LOC128524243 gene encoding uncharacterized protein LOC128524243 isoform X1; amino-acid sequence: MVVMVTQERDTSVLRVCIVRSARSVCVCVCVLFSAGGCRLSSSSHGHGGRPETARRRAMARERAAFFSPFEQEIILKAFEEHKDIITAKCNTAAAAKSRVEAWQDIADRLNAANPNNVKRTWQQVKIKYKNIVQCANRKRKQKFGEGLTTTDFSPAEKMALWQIRGRPVIDGTILGLSSEQTGISVGRHIAMEPESSATLIQRVPAIPDSAEEHTEHSDSEHDEKNIVVCSHPEEGSEAYTSQEDPGPSGPSRPADEDRDEDVTALYKRYLRQEIAYRQLKMKKLEKEIQLLDKQLDVS
- the LOC128524243 gene encoding uncharacterized protein LOC128524243 isoform X3; the encoded protein is MARERAAFFSPFEQEIILKAFEEHKDIITAKCNTAAAAKSRVEAWQDIADRLNAANPNNVKRTWQQVKIKYKNIVQCANRKRKQKFGEGLTTTDFSPAEKMALWQIRGRPVIDGTILGLSSEQTGISVGRHIAMEPESSATLIQRVPAIPDSAEEHTEHSDSEHDEKNIVVCSHPEEGSEAYTSQEDPGPSGPSRPADEDRDEDVTALYKRYLRQEIAYRQLKMKKLEKEIQLLDKQLDVS